The following are encoded in a window of Maylandia zebra isolate NMK-2024a linkage group LG5, Mzebra_GT3a, whole genome shotgun sequence genomic DNA:
- the LOC143412424 gene encoding duodenase-1-like gives MFALQSFVVIYALTFLGQNVLGSEIINGQIAPDNEMLYMASVLDCNGYHICGGFLVSENLVMTAAHCDLNLRYVVLGNHHLRSANKLVIQIADKYKHPYYQDVGSGYDIMLLKLSRPVQTCNTIQFIRLPFREMTLNENEKCQVAGWGKINTYGNVVDNLRVVDVSVIGPQVCRERWGGLPPNVICAGGYNTNKGFCQGDSGGPLVCKGMAVGIVSFNNLLPGTELGNCNYPDVPNVYTDISKYVNWFRRILQGGKS, from the exons ATGTTTGCTCTGCAGTCATTTGTGGTCATTTATGCGCTGACATTCCTCGGGCAAAATG TCCTCGGAAGTGAAATTATAAATGGGCAAATAGCCCCAGACAACGAAATGCTGTATATGGCATCAGTGCTGGATTGCAACGGCTACCATATTTGTGGAGGATTTCTTGTGTCTGAGAACCTTGTAATGACTGCTGCACACTGTGACCT gAATCTTAGGTATGTAGTCCTTGGTAACCACCATCTGAGGAGTGCTAATAAGCTCGTGATACAGATTGCCGACAAATACAAACACCCATATTATCAGGATGTTGGCTCTGGATACGACATCATGCTTTTAAAA CTGTCTAGACCTGTCCAAACATGCAATACAATTCAATTCATTCGACTTCCCTTCCGTGAAATGACattaaatgaaaatgagaaGTGCCAAGTGGCTGGATGGGGTAAGATAAACACTTACGGTAATGTTGTTGACAACCTGAGAGTGGTGGATGTGTCTGTCATCGGCCCACAAGTCTGCAGGGAAAGATGGGGTGGTCTTCCTCCCAATGTTATCTGTGCAGGTGGATACAACACAAATAAAGGATTCTGTCAG GGTGATTCTGGTGGCCCTCTGGTCTGCAAGGGAATGGCTGTCGGTATTGTTTCTTTCAACAATCTGCTTCCTGGAACCGAGCTGGGAAATTGTAACTATCCGGATGTCCCCAATGTCTATACAGATATCTCAAAATACGTTAACTGGTTCAGGAGGATTCTCCAGGGGGGAAAAAGTTAA